The genomic region CTAAGGGTGCGTTTTATTTGACAGTACTCTTTGAAGATGGGGCCTTAAAACCGCACATGACACTCCCTATTGATAATACTAAGGTCCGTGATTTTGTTTCTCCATTAATGGAGAAAGCTGCACTGGACCGAAGATTCGTTTTGCATCTGTTAGCTTCTGCAGGAATTTGTGTAGTTCCACTTAGTTCCTTTTGTTGTAATCGGAATGGATTTCGAGTCACATTGTTAGAAGAAGATGAAACAAAGTTTGAATGGATTTATAAAACTCTCGCTGAAAATATCAGGAAGTATTTAGCATCCTAAATGAATTCTCGCGGTAGATATAAAATTGGGATTTTTGATTCAGGTCTTGGAGGACTTTCTGTACTTCGGACACTTTGGAAAGAAACTTCCCATATTGATTATATCTACTTTGGAGATTTAGTAAATTCTCCTTACGGTCAAAAATCAAAAGCTGAAGTATTAGAACTTTCCAAAAACGCTTTTGAATATTTATTAGAAAAAGATTGTGATGCTATTTTGTTTGCATGTAATACAGCCACATCAGCGGCAGCAGATTTTTTACGCGCCAAACATTCTATTCCCATCTTTGGAATGGAACCTGCTTTAAAACCAGCCGTAAATCAAAACCCTGGCGTTAAAATTGCCGTTTTTGCTACAGAGCTCACTTTAAAAGAAGATAAATTTAAAACTTTAGTTTCTGGATTTCCATTGGGCACAGAGATTCTTCCTGTTGCTTGTGAGGGTTTGGCAAAGCTCATCGATAAAGATCTTTGGGAAGAGGCTTGGGAATTGTTTGATTCAAAAATTAAAACTGTAATCAAAGATTGTAATGTGT from Leptospira bandrabouensis harbors:
- the murI gene encoding glutamate racemase, producing the protein MNSRGRYKIGIFDSGLGGLSVLRTLWKETSHIDYIYFGDLVNSPYGQKSKAEVLELSKNAFEYLLEKDCDAILFACNTATSAAADFLRAKHSIPIFGMEPALKPAVNQNPGVKIAVFATELTLKEDKFKTLVSGFPLGTEILPVACEGLAKLIDKDLWEEAWELFDSKIKTVIKDCNVFVLGCTHYVFLKERILYNYPLVKVYDGNLGTTLHIKRVLNLPDVSENKNQLDILLNTSDSDYVHLAGRIAKTITPNHTLSLINTTTGKLHV